Proteins from one Hemibagrus wyckioides isolate EC202008001 linkage group LG16, SWU_Hwy_1.0, whole genome shotgun sequence genomic window:
- the gal3st1b gene encoding galactosylceramide sulfotransferase, whose product MNHHLPRSGAHKLMLGFLFTCITMMLYCFSAPTFQANTQSFPVPAPCANKSSIWQKKSSFTTSEVKHCVPKMNLMFLKTHKAASSTVLNILLRYGEKNGLKFALPSGRNDFSYPATFMRVHVKDYRPGACFNIICNHMRFNAPEVEALLPSDTFFFTILRDPALVFESSFHYYKSVVPLTWRIHGEDKLTDFLNDPQVHFDSNGFNSFYLKNLHFFDLGFDNTVEPEDPLVDRAIRAISERFQLIMIAEHFEESLILLKDALCWQMDDLLFFSMNTRRPTSVSQLTPELRTKAREWNGVDWKLYRYFNATLWAKVNAYGRKRMEKEVKKLRQRNSKMAAICISGGMAVEDQDIRDLSMRPWQPVGESSILGYNMRNNIEQQYRELCRKMLTPEIQYLTDLGVNLWMTRLWGWFKTILRL is encoded by the exons ATGAACCATCATCTGCCCAGGTCAGGTGCACATAAGCTTATGTTGGGATTCCTGTTCACCTGCATCACGATGATGTTGTACTGTTTTTCGGCGCCAACATTCCAAGCCAACACACAAAG CTTTCCAGTGCCAGCTCCATGTGCAAATAAATCCTCAATATGGCAAAAGAAGTCTTCTTTCACTACAAGTGAGGTGAAGCACTGTGTGCCAAAAATGAACCTGATGTTCTTGAAGACCCACAAAGCAGCAAGCAGCACTGTTCTAAATATTCTCCTGCGCTATGGGGAGAAGAACGGGCTGAAGTTCGCTCTCCCCAGTGGTCGCAATGATTTCTCGTATCCTGCTACATTTATGCGCGTGCATGTGAAGGATTACAGGCCAGGGGCATGCTTCAATATCATCTGCAACCACATGCGTTTTAATGCTCCTGAGGTTGAAGCACTTCTACCGAGCGACACATTCTTTTTCACTATCCTCCGAGACCCAGCTCTAGTTTTCGAGTCCTCGTTCCATTACTACAAAAGTGTTGTACCCTTGACATGGAGGATCCACGGTGAGGATAAGCTGACAGATTTTCTGAATGATCCACAGGTCCATTTTGACTCAAATGGTTTCAACTCCTTTTACCTAAAGAACCTTCATTTTTTTGACCTCGGCTTTGACAACACAGTGGAACCAGAGGATCCCTTAGTGGATAGGGCCATTCGTGCCATTTCAGAGCGCTTCCAGCTCATCATGATTGCTGAACATTTTGAGGAGTCCCTCATTCTGCTCAAGGATGCTCTCTGCTGGCAGATGGATGACTTGCTTTTCTTCAGTATGAATACCCGCAGGCCTACAAGTGTGTCCCAGCTCACACCTGAGCTGAGGACCAAGGCGCGTGAGTGGAACGGAGTTGACTGGAAGCTTTATCGTTACTTCAACGCCACGCTCTGGGCCAAAGTGAACGCCTACGGGAGGAAGCGCATGGAGAAGGAGGTGAAAAAATTGCGCCAGAGGAACAGCAAGATGGCAGCCATCTGCATTAGTGGTGGGATGGCTGTGGAGGATCAGGACATAAGGGACCTAAGCATGAGGCCCTGGCAGCCTGTTGGAGAGAGCTCTATTTTAGGATACAACATGAGGAACAACATTGAGCAACAATACAGGGAGCTCTGCCGAAAAATGCTTACACCTGAAATTCAGTACTTAACAGACCTGGGAGTAAATCTGTGGATGACCAGATTATGGGGCTGGTTCAAAACTATTTTAAGACTATGA